In Gemmobacter sp., the genomic window GAAGGTGCGCCCGTCGTCGGCGATGGAAGCCGCGTTCATCCGCGGTGCGGGCGGCAGCACCGTTGCCGGCACCAATCCCGAGGCGCGGGAGATGCTCAGCCGGGGGATCATCGACGCCTCGACCGGCGTTCCGAACTCCAACATCCTGTTCGGGGTGACGGATGTCACGCAGCATGTCCTTGACCTGCCGTTCGCGGCGGTGGTGTTTGCGCTGGTCCTCAACAAGGACAGCTATGCGGCCATGGATGCAGGCCAAAGGTCGGTGATCGACGCCCATTGCACCAGCGACGCAGCGATGCGCTTCTTTTCCGTGCCGCAGCAGATCGAATTGCAGGGGCTGGAGCGTATTCGCGCCGAAGGCAAGCTGGATGTGGTGACCCCATCCGCCGCGACCGTCGCGGAATGGAAGGCGCTGTCAGGCGGGGTCATCGACCAGTGGAAGGCCGATGTCCGTTCGCGTGGCCATGATGCGGATGCGGTGCTGTCCGATCTGCAATCGGCGCTTCGTGCCCGGGATGCCCTGATCGACTGATCGCAGGGGGAATGCGGCATTGGCGGGGGCCCTTCAGCCCCCGCGATTGCGCAGCATCAGGTGAAACGCGCTGCTGCTGGCGACGATGGCCGCCCCGGCCAGGGTCCAGACCCCGGGGATGCTGCCCCAGACGGCCCAGGTGACGACGGTTGACCAGATCAGCCCCGAATAGCCGAATGGTGCCAGATCGGACGCCGGGGCAGAGCGATAGGCCAGCGATCCCAGCCCGACGCCAAAGCTGGAACACAGCGCCGCCCCCACGAACAGCAGGGCGTCTTCGGGTTGCGGCACCGTCCACTGGCCGATCGACAGCGGCAGGACGAACAGCGCGGCAAAGGCCGCGCCATAAAAGCTGACCGTCCACAGGTTGTCATCCGGCGGCAGGAAGCGGGCGGTCAGCGAAATGGTGGCATACAGCACGGCACAGGCCAGGATCAGCAGCGACGCGGGCTGAAACGTGGCCATGCCGGGCTGGATGGCGACGATCACGCCGCCAAAGGCAACCAGCGCCGCCGCCCATTTCAGCGCCCCGACCCGTTCGCGGAAAAAGACCACCGATCCCAGCGTGACCATCAGGGGGGCGGCAAACACGATCACGGCCGC contains:
- a CDS encoding TRAP transporter substrate-binding protein translates to MTQHTRAGKCRRLFQTMATTAFGLIAGPALAGDVTLRLSHWLPPNHPIATQALKPWMDSITAASGGSITFEVFPAGQLGKAEDHYDLARDGIADVAWLNPGFNAGRFPVFAATQIPMTISDGLRGMAGVNDFYARYADVEMPDARFCLANVLAPISFYSTKRIERPSDLAGLKVRPSSAMEAAFIRGAGGSTVAGTNPEAREMLSRGIIDASTGVPNSNILFGVTDVTQHVLDLPFAAVVFALVLNKDSYAAMDAGQRSVIDAHCTSDAAMRFFSVPQQIELQGLERIRAEGKLDVVTPSAATVAEWKALSGGVIDQWKADVRSRGHDADAVLSDLQSALRARDALID
- a CDS encoding DMT family transporter — its product is MPIDTLSVAEAAVIVFAAPLMVTLGSVVFFRERVGALKWAAALVAFGGVIVAIQPGMATFQPASLLILACAVLYATISLTARFLPPDDNLWTVSFYGAAFAALFVLPLSIGQWTVPQPEDALLFVGAALCSSFGVGLGSLAYRSAPASDLAPFGYSGLIWSTVVTWAVWGSIPGVWTLAGAAIVASSSAFHLMLRNRGG